Within the bacterium genome, the region TCACGCGCTCGTCCGTGCACTGCGCCGAGAGGATGGTCGCGACCAGCAACTGGTAGGCGTTCTCGTGGTCCAGTGAGCAGCGCGCATCCGGGTACTCGGCCCGTAGTCGCCGCACGATCTCCGCCGCCCGCGCCTTCTTCGCCGCGATGCTCTCCCGCCCGCGCCGCCGCGCGGCCGCCGCGTTCGCACCGGCCTTCCGCTCGGCTGCCGCGTTCTCAGCGGTCTCTCGACCGACCGCCGCCCTCGCATTCTTGCGCACGCTCACGATCGCTCCTCTACCACTCGCTTCTCGCTTCTCCCTCGCCCCCGCCCTTGCCCGGGGACGGGGCCTGGTCCGCGCCTCACGCGCGCCCCTTCCGCTTGGCGAAGTACGCCCTCACCTCCTCGAGGTCCCACGCGTTCACCACGTTCCGCACGCCCAGCCACCCCTTGCGCGCGACCGTCACGCCGTAGCGCACGTCGTCGAGGCCGGCCGCGTCGTGGGCGTCCGGGTTGATCGCGGCGCAGATGCCTCGCGCGCTCGCCGCCCGCCACCACCGCCAGTCCAGGTCGAGCCGCGCCGGGTGCGCGTTGATCTCGATGCCCACACCGCGTTCCGCCGCCGCCTCGATCACCGCCTCCACATCCAGCGGGTAGCCGTCCCGCTCCAGCAGGAGGCGGCCCGTGAGGTGGCCGAGGAAGGTGAGGTGCGGGTTCTCCATCGCCCGCACGATGCGCTCCGTCATTTCCGTCTGGCTCGAGCCGAACGCCGAATGCACCGAGCCGACCACGAAGTCGAACCGCTCGAGCACATCCTCCTCGAGCCCCGCGTAGTCCAGCCGGCCGTCGGCCAGGATGTCCGCCTCGATGCCCTTGAACAGCCAGAGCCGGTCGCCGTGCTCGGCGTTCCAGGCATCGATCTCCTCGTGCTGCCGCACGATGTCCTCCAGCCGCAGCCCGCCCGCGTACGCCGCCGCCTGCGAATGGTCCGCGATGCCCAGGTAGCGCCACCCGCGCTCCAGCGCTGCGCGCGCCATCTCCTTGAGCGTCGCACGGCCGTCGCTGTACGTCGTGTGGACGTGGAAGCAGCCCTTCAGGTCCTCGTACCTGAGCAGCCGCGGCAAGAGGCCTGCGCCCGCCGCCTCCACCTCACCGCTCCCTTCGCGGAGTTCCGGGGCGACGACATCCAGGCCCAGCGCGCGGTAGATGCCATCCTCGTCCGCGGCGTCCACCCTCCGGGCGCCGTCCCACAGGCCGTCGGCGTCGAGCCGGAGGCCGCGCGCGGCGGCGCGTTCGCGCAGCGCTTCCACGTGCGCCTCGCTGCCCGTGGCGTGGAGCCACGCCGCACCGAACGCCTCGGGCGGGACCACGCGCAGCCGGACCTCGATCCCGCCGAGCCGCACGCGCGCGGCATCGTCTGCCGTCCGTTCGCCGGGCTCCGCGCTGGGCAGGGAGATGAAACGGCCGAGCAGCTCCTGCCCATCGCCGTCCACCGCGGCGACGAGGTCCACGCCATCCACGGTCTCGAGTCCTCGCCGCAGCGCGCCCGCAGGCTCCGCACGGACGACCGACGGGTCCGCGCGCAGCCACGCGAGCAGCTCGGCGGCCGTTGCCAGGGCCTCGGGGCGGCGACGGAGACCGGCCGTGCGTCGCCGGTACGCGATTCCTTCGAGGATCCGCTCTTGCGTGCGCTTGCCGAAGCCCGGCAGTTCGGCGATGGCTCCCGCGCGCGCCGCCTGCTCCAGGTCGTCCAGCGACGCGATGCCCAGCCGCGTGTGCAGCGTGTGGATGCGCTTCGTGCCGAGCCCCGGCACGTGCAGCAGCTCGAGCAGTCCATCCGGGACCTCGCGCCGCAGCTCTTCATGGTAGCTGGACGTGCCGGTCTCGAACACCTCCTGGACGACGCGGGCGGTCGCCGGCCCCAGCCCCCGCACCGTCCTCAACTCGCC harbors:
- a CDS encoding DNA polymerase/3'-5' exonuclease PolX produces the protein MDKQTVARVLDEIATLLELRGDEGFRARAFRTAARALEELEEDLASLIARGELRTVRGLGPATARVVQEVFETGTSSYHEELRREVPDGLLELLHVPGLGTKRIHTLHTRLGIASLDDLEQAARAGAIAELPGFGKRTQERILEGIAYRRRTAGLRRRPEALATAAELLAWLRADPSVVRAEPAGALRRGLETVDGVDLVAAVDGDGQELLGRFISLPSAEPGERTADDAARVRLGGIEVRLRVVPPEAFGAAWLHATGSEAHVEALRERAAARGLRLDADGLWDGARRVDAADEDGIYRALGLDVVAPELREGSGEVEAAGAGLLPRLLRYEDLKGCFHVHTTYSDGRATLKEMARAALERGWRYLGIADHSQAAAYAGGLRLEDIVRQHEEIDAWNAEHGDRLWLFKGIEADILADGRLDYAGLEEDVLERFDFVVGSVHSAFGSSQTEMTERIVRAMENPHLTFLGHLTGRLLLERDGYPLDVEAVIEAAAERGVGIEINAHPARLDLDWRWWRAASARGICAAINPDAHDAAGLDDVRYGVTVARKGWLGVRNVVNAWDLEEVRAYFAKRKGRA